One window from the genome of Pseudonocardia hierapolitana encodes:
- a CDS encoding amidase, with protein MSIAAELADVVDRIAHSDADLHAFVDEPGRADRVRAEVDAMTRRWPDPEHRPPLHGVPLGVKDVFRVDGLPTRAGSAVPAELLDGAEATAVTRLRAAGAVVAGKTVTTEFAYFAPGPTRNPHHPEHTPGGSSSGSAAAVAAGLVPLALGTQTVGSVIRPAAYCGCIGFKPTYGRVPCDGVIANAPTFDTVGLFAADPPLAMAATAALVHGWGPVAPGERPVLGVPAGPYLDQADVGACGAFATQITALRAAGYDVREVAAVDDIAQVNRRQIVVNLVELARGHEAWFDRYADRYRPQTAAAIREGRSIDVATYRAALDGVHALRRTLPQLMADAGIDVWICPSATGPAPRGLDTTGSPAMSVPWTQAGLPALSLPASTVVRDPGGPALPVGLQCVGRPGADERLLAWAPDIAEAVR; from the coding sequence GTGTCCATCGCCGCGGAGCTCGCCGACGTCGTCGACCGGATCGCCCACTCCGATGCCGACCTGCACGCGTTCGTCGACGAGCCCGGCCGGGCCGATCGGGTCCGCGCCGAGGTCGACGCGATGACCCGGCGTTGGCCGGATCCCGAGCACCGGCCGCCGCTCCACGGCGTCCCGCTGGGCGTGAAGGACGTGTTCCGGGTCGACGGGCTACCGACCCGCGCCGGGTCGGCCGTGCCCGCCGAACTCCTCGATGGTGCGGAGGCCACGGCGGTCACCCGGCTGCGCGCGGCCGGCGCGGTGGTGGCCGGCAAGACCGTCACCACCGAGTTCGCCTACTTCGCGCCCGGCCCGACCCGCAACCCGCACCACCCGGAACACACGCCGGGCGGGTCGAGCAGCGGGTCGGCGGCCGCGGTGGCCGCCGGGCTGGTGCCGCTCGCGCTCGGCACGCAGACCGTCGGCTCCGTCATCCGCCCGGCCGCCTACTGCGGGTGCATCGGGTTCAAGCCGACGTACGGCCGCGTGCCCTGCGACGGGGTGATCGCCAACGCGCCGACCTTCGACACGGTCGGGCTGTTCGCCGCGGATCCGCCTCTCGCCATGGCGGCCACCGCGGCCCTCGTCCACGGCTGGGGCCCCGTAGCGCCCGGCGAGCGGCCGGTGCTCGGCGTACCCGCCGGGCCGTACCTGGACCAGGCCGACGTCGGCGCGTGCGGGGCGTTCGCCACGCAGATCACCGCCTTGCGCGCGGCCGGGTACGACGTGCGCGAGGTCGCGGCGGTCGACGACATCGCGCAGGTCAACCGCCGGCAGATCGTGGTCAACCTCGTCGAGCTGGCCCGCGGCCACGAGGCGTGGTTCGACCGGTACGCCGACCGCTACCGCCCGCAGACCGCCGCGGCCATCCGCGAGGGCCGCTCGATCGACGTCGCGACGTACCGCGCGGCGCTCGACGGGGTCCACGCACTCCGGCGCACGCTGCCGCAGCTCATGGCGGACGCGGGGATCGACGTCTGGATCTGCCCGTCGGCCACCGGTCCCGCTCCGCGCGGGCTCGACACCACGGGAAGCCCGGCGATGAGCGTGCCGTGGACCCAGGCGGGCCTCCCGGCGCTCTCGCTGCCGGCGAGCACGGTGGTCCGCGACCCCGGTGGCCCTGCGCTCCCGGTGGGCCTGCAGTGCGTGGGCCGCCCCGGCGCGGACGAACGGCTGCTCGCCTGGGCGCCGGACATCGCGGAGGCCGTGCGTTGA
- a CDS encoding acyl-CoA synthetase — translation MPDAVPSTAAPFTPDTAAAIARARQHGIGDLLRRTALRYPDKLAVVSGERRFTYAEFDAAANRLANALAARGVTKGDRLALLSRNCWEYAVIAFATAKLGVVLVPVNFMLGPSEIAFILGHSGATGMVAQDVLTETAEQALAEAGLKEGVRGRIGGAADGWEDVADWWTAGPGHDPEVAVADDDPLRLMYTSGTESRPKGVMLSSRSLIAQYVSCVIDGGMSADDVEVHSLPMYHCAQLDCFFSVDVYLGATSIILPAPDPAALLATIEAERATKLFCPPTVWISLLRHPDFDTRDLSSLRKGYYGASAMPVEVLKELQRRLPDVQLWNFYGQTEMAPLATILRPHEQLPKAGSAGRAAVNVETMLVDDLGEPVPPGEIGEIVHRSPHAALGYYNDEDKTAEAFRGGWFHSGDLGILDSDGYLSVVDRKKDMIKTGGENVASREVEEAIYLLDGVAEVAVFGISHPHWIEAVTAVVVPKPDAGLTADAVLAHARQHLAGYKCPKYVVFADALPKNPSGKILKRELRAQHAKLADEDGN, via the coding sequence ATGCCCGACGCCGTGCCGTCCACCGCCGCGCCCTTCACCCCCGACACCGCCGCCGCGATCGCCCGCGCCCGCCAGCACGGGATCGGTGACCTGTTGCGGCGCACCGCGCTGCGGTACCCGGACAAGCTCGCGGTGGTGTCCGGCGAGCGGCGCTTCACCTACGCCGAGTTCGACGCCGCCGCGAACCGGCTGGCGAACGCGCTCGCCGCCCGCGGTGTGACGAAGGGCGACCGCCTGGCGTTGCTGTCGCGCAACTGCTGGGAGTACGCGGTGATCGCGTTCGCCACCGCCAAGCTGGGCGTGGTGCTGGTGCCGGTGAACTTCATGCTCGGCCCGTCCGAGATCGCCTTCATCCTCGGCCACTCCGGCGCGACCGGGATGGTGGCGCAGGACGTGCTCACCGAGACCGCGGAGCAGGCGCTGGCGGAGGCCGGGCTCAAAGAGGGCGTGCGCGGTCGCATCGGCGGTGCGGCCGACGGCTGGGAGGACGTCGCCGACTGGTGGACGGCGGGTCCCGGGCACGACCCGGAGGTGGCCGTCGCCGACGACGACCCGCTCCGGCTCATGTACACGTCCGGCACCGAGTCGCGGCCGAAGGGCGTGATGCTCTCGAGCCGGTCGCTCATCGCCCAGTACGTCTCGTGCGTGATCGACGGCGGCATGAGCGCCGACGACGTCGAGGTGCACTCGCTGCCGATGTACCACTGCGCGCAGCTGGACTGCTTCTTCTCCGTCGACGTCTACCTGGGCGCGACCAGCATCATCCTGCCGGCGCCGGACCCGGCCGCCCTGCTCGCGACGATCGAGGCCGAGCGGGCGACGAAGCTGTTCTGCCCGCCGACGGTGTGGATCTCCCTGCTGCGCCACCCCGACTTCGACACCCGCGACCTGTCGAGCCTGCGCAAGGGGTACTACGGCGCGTCCGCGATGCCGGTCGAGGTGCTCAAGGAGCTGCAGCGCCGGCTGCCCGACGTGCAGCTCTGGAACTTCTACGGCCAGACCGAGATGGCCCCGCTCGCGACGATCCTGCGCCCGCACGAGCAGCTGCCGAAGGCCGGTTCGGCGGGGCGGGCCGCCGTCAACGTGGAGACGATGCTGGTCGACGACCTCGGCGAGCCCGTGCCGCCGGGCGAGATCGGCGAGATCGTGCACCGCAGCCCGCACGCCGCGCTGGGCTACTACAACGACGAGGACAAGACCGCCGAGGCGTTCCGCGGCGGCTGGTTCCACTCCGGCGACCTCGGGATCTTGGACTCCGACGGCTACCTCTCGGTCGTCGACCGCAAGAAGGACATGATCAAGACCGGCGGCGAGAACGTGGCCAGCCGCGAGGTCGAGGAGGCGATCTACCTCCTCGACGGCGTTGCCGAGGTCGCCGTGTTCGGGATCAGCCACCCGCACTGGATCGAGGCGGTCACCGCGGTCGTCGTCCCGAAGCCGGACGCGGGCCTCACGGCCGACGCCGTGCTGGCACACGCCCGGCAGCACCTCGCAGGCTACAAGTGCCCGAAGTACGTGGTGTTCGCCGACGCGCTGCCGAAGAACCCCAGCGGCAAGATCCTCAAGCGCGAGCTGCGCGCGCAGCACGCGAAGCTCGCCGATGAGGACGGGAACTGA
- a CDS encoding NAD(P)H-binding protein — translation MYVITGVTGKLGRVAVEDLLTRVPAAEVAAVARDPRKAADLAEGGVDVRRGDYEDPASLRAAFTGADVLLLVSSPDITPGARARQHGNAIDAAVAAGVGRVVYTSAIGAENGQGFLADHTVTEELLAGSGLPHTVLRNTFYTEVLVNPGLRAAVDAGELLGADNGVPVNLATIADLGVAASVAVAGDGHEGAVYELRGPVWTLADLAQTVSEVSGKDVTYRPAPVEELGQAGFVHQLIASGLFSEPADDLEKLIGRAPTGLREAVETALRD, via the coding sequence ATGTACGTCATCACCGGGGTGACCGGGAAGCTCGGCCGCGTGGCCGTCGAGGACCTGCTGACGCGGGTGCCGGCCGCCGAGGTCGCCGCGGTGGCCCGCGACCCGCGCAAGGCCGCCGACCTCGCCGAGGGCGGTGTGGACGTCCGCCGGGGCGACTACGAGGACCCCGCGTCCCTGCGAGCGGCGTTCACCGGGGCCGACGTCCTGCTCCTCGTCTCCTCACCGGACATCACGCCCGGCGCACGCGCCCGCCAGCACGGAAACGCGATCGACGCCGCCGTCGCCGCCGGCGTGGGACGGGTCGTCTACACGAGCGCGATCGGCGCCGAGAACGGGCAGGGGTTCCTCGCCGACCACACGGTCACGGAGGAGCTGCTCGCCGGGTCGGGCCTGCCACACACCGTGCTGCGCAACACCTTCTACACGGAGGTGCTGGTCAACCCCGGTCTTCGCGCGGCCGTCGACGCGGGCGAGTTGCTCGGCGCCGACAACGGCGTGCCGGTCAACCTCGCGACGATCGCCGATCTCGGGGTCGCCGCCTCCGTCGCGGTCGCGGGCGACGGGCACGAGGGCGCGGTCTACGAGCTGCGCGGCCCGGTCTGGACGCTGGCCGACCTCGCCCAGACCGTCTCCGAGGTCTCCGGGAAGGACGTCACCTACCGGCCGGCCCCGGTCGAGGAGCTCGGCCAGGCAGGTTTCGTCCACCAGCTGATCGCGTCGGGGCTCTTCTCCGAGCCGGCCGATGACCTGGAGAAGCTGATCGGCCGCGCGCCGACGGGCTTGCGCGAGGCGGTCGAGACCGCGCTGCGCGACTGA
- a CDS encoding winged helix-turn-helix transcriptional regulator, with protein MQVIEAMSLGRGDVFDSRCPARGVLDHVTSKWAVLVLVALRGRPLRYSALRRAIGGVSEKMLAQTLRTLETDGFVRREVVPTAPPQVTYSLTDLGQEVTTHLAGLLEWIDTHIPDVQRARAERAAVQAGT; from the coding sequence ATGCAGGTCATCGAGGCCATGAGCCTCGGACGGGGTGACGTGTTCGACAGCCGGTGCCCGGCACGGGGCGTGCTCGATCACGTCACGAGCAAGTGGGCGGTGCTCGTGCTGGTGGCCCTGCGCGGCCGGCCGCTGCGGTACAGCGCGCTGCGCCGGGCGATCGGAGGGGTGAGCGAGAAGATGCTCGCCCAGACGCTGCGGACGCTCGAGACAGACGGGTTCGTGCGCCGCGAGGTCGTGCCCACCGCGCCGCCGCAGGTGACCTACAGCCTCACCGACCTCGGGCAGGAGGTCACCACCCACCTCGCCGGGCTGCTGGAGTGGATCGACACCCACATCCCCGACGTGCAGCGGGCGCGCGCCGAGCGTGCAGCCGTTCAGGCCGGGACCTGA
- a CDS encoding acyl-CoA dehydrogenase produces MTVDRHALQGVLDGRWAHVRDEIRAQMDELAFNPDPNLSTEEYRALTTDNLRLLANTGRPRQGFDPAYGGGGDVGGVVTAFAMLGYGDLSLLVKAGVQWGLFGGAVQVLGTSRHHDEYLKQIMDGELLGCFAMTETGHGSDVQHLRTTATFDPATQEFDVHTPDPGARKDYIGNAARDGRMAVVFAQLVTQGRSHGVHALLVPIRDESGAPMPGVTIGDCGRKAGLNGVDNGRLTFDHVRVPREALLNRFGDITEDGTYTSSIANETRRFFTMLGTLVRGRISVAGGAGTATQKALALAIRYGAVRRQFADPATGEEVVVLDYLVHQRKLLPALATTYALHFAQSDLVSDMHDLQAPGAEGDEWRQRDLETRAAGIKAVATWHATATIQTCREACGGAGYLAENLLPTLKADTDVFTTFEGDNTVLLQLVAKTLLSDYGRRVARLDLAGKARFAADLVADTVTERTGLRALLRRGDIRDRAYQRWLLVEREQHLLANAAQRMRRALAPGADQFGIFNGAQDHLLVAARAHVDRIVFDSFAAAVDHTGDAGVRDLLADVLRLYALTVIENDRAFFIEHSYLTPGRAKAVTQAVNALCGRLRPHARTLVDGFGIPERWIDCPLLDGEHETAAVLPQREDEPTDLASVG; encoded by the coding sequence ATGACGGTCGACCGGCACGCGCTGCAGGGCGTCCTCGACGGCAGGTGGGCGCACGTCCGCGACGAGATCCGCGCCCAGATGGACGAGCTCGCGTTCAACCCCGACCCGAACCTCTCCACCGAGGAGTACCGGGCGCTCACCACCGACAACCTGCGGCTGCTCGCGAACACGGGCAGGCCCCGGCAGGGCTTCGACCCGGCCTACGGAGGAGGCGGCGACGTCGGCGGCGTGGTCACCGCGTTCGCGATGCTCGGCTACGGCGACCTGTCGCTGCTGGTCAAGGCCGGGGTGCAGTGGGGGCTCTTCGGCGGCGCGGTGCAGGTGCTCGGCACATCCCGGCACCATGACGAGTACCTGAAGCAGATCATGGACGGCGAGCTGCTCGGCTGCTTCGCGATGACCGAGACCGGCCACGGCTCCGACGTGCAGCACCTGCGCACCACCGCCACGTTCGACCCGGCCACGCAGGAGTTCGACGTCCACACGCCGGACCCGGGCGCCCGCAAGGACTACATCGGCAACGCCGCCCGCGACGGCCGCATGGCCGTGGTCTTCGCGCAGCTCGTCACGCAAGGGCGGTCCCACGGTGTGCACGCCCTGCTCGTCCCGATCCGCGACGAGAGCGGCGCGCCGATGCCGGGCGTCACGATCGGCGACTGCGGCCGGAAGGCGGGCCTCAACGGCGTCGACAACGGCCGGCTGACGTTCGACCACGTCCGCGTGCCGCGCGAGGCGCTGCTCAACCGGTTCGGCGACATCACAGAGGACGGCACGTACACCAGCTCGATCGCCAACGAGACCCGCCGGTTCTTCACGATGCTCGGCACGCTCGTCCGCGGGCGGATCAGCGTGGCGGGCGGCGCCGGCACCGCCACGCAGAAGGCGCTCGCGCTGGCGATCCGCTACGGCGCCGTGCGGCGGCAGTTCGCCGACCCGGCGACCGGCGAGGAGGTCGTGGTGCTCGACTACCTCGTGCACCAGCGCAAGCTCCTGCCCGCGCTCGCCACCACCTATGCGCTGCACTTCGCTCAGAGCGACCTCGTCTCGGACATGCACGATCTGCAGGCGCCCGGTGCCGAAGGCGACGAGTGGCGCCAGCGCGACCTGGAGACCCGCGCCGCCGGCATCAAGGCCGTGGCCACCTGGCACGCCACGGCCACGATCCAGACCTGTCGGGAGGCGTGCGGCGGCGCGGGCTACCTCGCCGAGAACCTGCTGCCGACGCTCAAGGCCGACACCGACGTGTTCACCACGTTCGAGGGTGACAACACCGTGCTGCTGCAGCTCGTCGCGAAGACGCTGCTGTCGGACTACGGCCGCCGCGTCGCCCGGCTCGACCTGGCGGGCAAGGCCCGGTTCGCGGCCGACCTGGTGGCCGACACCGTGACCGAGCGCACCGGCCTGCGCGCCCTCCTGCGCCGCGGCGACATCCGGGACCGCGCGTACCAGCGGTGGCTGCTCGTCGAGCGCGAGCAGCACCTGCTCGCGAACGCGGCGCAGCGGATGCGCAGGGCGCTCGCACCGGGTGCCGACCAGTTCGGGATCTTCAACGGGGCCCAGGACCACCTGCTCGTCGCCGCCCGCGCCCACGTCGACCGGATCGTGTTCGACTCCTTCGCGGCCGCGGTCGACCACACCGGCGACGCAGGCGTGCGCGACCTGCTCGCGGACGTGCTGCGGCTCTACGCGCTGACCGTCATCGAGAACGACCGGGCGTTCTTCATCGAGCACTCCTACCTGACGCCGGGCCGCGCCAAGGCCGTCACGCAGGCGGTCAACGCCCTCTGCGGGCGGCTGCGCCCGCACGCCCGCACCCTCGTCGACGGCTTCGGGATCCCCGAGCGGTGGATCGACTGCCCGCTGCTGGACGGCGAGCACGAGACCGCCGCCGTCCTGCCGCAGCGGGAGGACGAGCCGACGGACCTGGCGTCCGTGGGCTGA
- a CDS encoding TetR family transcriptional regulator produces MQSVRDRRASRWDDHRRTRRAELTDAAIAAIRAHGAGVGMDDVAAAARTSKTAVYRHFADRNQLYVAVCERVAEVLLGQVRSAMDGAAGPRAKTAAAIAAYLRLIEHDPEVYRFVVHRPLADADLVADLVSLIGDQVAEVIGEQLTAAGADPAPAVPWGHGVVGMVRSAADNWIARPAGMSREQLADHLTALAWAGLSGVVGRTEEETS; encoded by the coding sequence GTGCAGTCGGTACGGGATCGGCGGGCCAGCCGGTGGGACGACCACCGGCGCACCCGCCGTGCCGAGCTCACCGACGCCGCCATCGCCGCGATCCGCGCGCATGGCGCGGGCGTGGGAATGGACGATGTGGCCGCCGCAGCGCGCACGAGCAAGACCGCCGTCTACCGGCACTTCGCCGACCGCAACCAGCTCTACGTCGCGGTATGCGAACGGGTGGCGGAGGTGCTGCTCGGGCAGGTGCGCTCCGCGATGGACGGCGCCGCGGGCCCGCGCGCGAAGACCGCCGCCGCAATCGCGGCGTACCTACGGCTGATCGAGCACGACCCCGAGGTGTACCGGTTCGTGGTGCACCGGCCGCTGGCCGACGCCGACCTGGTCGCCGACCTCGTCTCCCTGATCGGCGACCAGGTGGCGGAGGTCATCGGCGAGCAGCTGACCGCGGCCGGCGCCGATCCCGCACCCGCGGTGCCGTGGGGCCACGGGGTGGTCGGCATGGTCCGCTCGGCGGCGGACAACTGGATCGCCCGTCCGGCGGGTATGAGCAGGGAGCAGTTGGCCGATCACCTCACCGCCCTCGCATGGGCGGGGCTGTCCGGGGTGGTCGGCCGCACCGAGGAGGAGACGTCATGA
- a CDS encoding acetyl-CoA C-acetyltransferase codes for MPETRRKAAVIGGNRIPFARANGSYARASNLDMLTATLDGLAARFGLAGQRLGEVAGGAVLKHSRDRDLTREAVLGSTLSPYTPAYDVQQACGTGLETVVLVANKIALGQVDSGIAAGVDTASDAPIALNDDLRRVLMALNAAKTLGARMTALRGLRPGQIVPEIPRNAEPRTGLSMGEHAAITAVEWQVGREEQDELTVASHRNLAAAYDRGFFDDLVTPFLGLTRDQNLRPDSSVEKLAKLKPVFGKGEGASMTAGNSTPLTDGASAVLLGSDEWAAEHRLPVLAHVVDAETAAVDFVHGREGLLTAPVYAVPRLLERNGLTLQDFDFYEIHEAFASTVLATLKAWEDPAFAKERLGLDVPLGSIDRSKLNVAGSSLATGHPFAATGGRIVATLAKLLHEKGAPARGLISICAAGGQGVVAILEAA; via the coding sequence ATGCCGGAGACCCGGAGGAAGGCCGCCGTCATCGGCGGCAACCGCATCCCGTTCGCCCGCGCGAACGGCTCGTACGCCCGCGCGTCCAACCTCGACATGCTCACGGCCACGCTCGACGGTCTCGCGGCCCGCTTCGGCCTGGCCGGGCAGCGGCTGGGCGAGGTGGCCGGGGGCGCGGTGCTCAAGCACAGCCGCGACCGCGACCTCACGCGCGAGGCCGTGCTCGGCAGCACGCTCTCGCCGTACACGCCCGCCTACGACGTCCAGCAGGCCTGCGGTACCGGACTGGAGACGGTCGTCCTGGTCGCCAACAAGATCGCGCTCGGGCAGGTGGACAGCGGGATCGCGGCGGGCGTCGACACGGCCAGCGATGCGCCCATCGCCCTGAACGACGATCTGCGCCGCGTCCTGATGGCCCTCAACGCCGCGAAGACCCTCGGGGCGCGTATGACTGCGCTGCGGGGGCTGCGGCCGGGCCAGATCGTGCCGGAGATCCCGCGCAACGCCGAGCCGCGCACCGGGCTGTCGATGGGCGAGCACGCGGCGATCACCGCCGTCGAGTGGCAGGTCGGGCGCGAGGAGCAGGACGAGCTCACCGTCGCGAGCCACCGCAACCTCGCCGCCGCCTACGACCGCGGCTTCTTCGACGACCTGGTCACGCCGTTCCTCGGCCTCACCCGCGACCAGAACCTGCGCCCGGACAGTTCGGTGGAGAAGCTCGCGAAACTGAAGCCGGTCTTCGGCAAGGGCGAGGGCGCGAGCATGACCGCAGGCAACTCCACGCCGCTCACCGACGGGGCCTCGGCCGTGCTGCTCGGCTCCGACGAGTGGGCCGCCGAGCACCGGCTGCCGGTGCTCGCGCACGTGGTCGACGCGGAGACCGCGGCCGTCGACTTCGTGCACGGCCGCGAGGGGCTGCTCACCGCGCCTGTGTACGCCGTGCCGCGGCTGCTCGAGCGCAACGGCCTGACGCTGCAGGACTTCGATTTCTACGAGATCCACGAGGCGTTCGCCTCCACCGTGCTCGCCACGCTCAAGGCGTGGGAGGACCCGGCGTTCGCGAAGGAGCGGCTCGGCCTGGACGTGCCGCTCGGCTCGATCGACCGGTCGAAGCTCAACGTCGCGGGGTCGTCGCTCGCCACCGGCCACCCGTTCGCGGCCACCGGCGGCCGGATCGTCGCCACGCTCGCGAAGCTGCTGCACGAGAAGGGCGCCCCGGCCCGCGGTCTGATCAGCATCTGCGCCGCAGGTGGTCAGGGCGTCGTCGCGATCCTGGAGGCGGCCTGA
- a CDS encoding 3-oxoacyl-ACP reductase yields MKDTPMKDTLRDLSQYRLVQQLGVPRIPVLRRYEPGQPLLDGPALVGSVGKGGLADDVRALLADAGVAEAGEDGTVAGAVLDATGARTLDDLATAREFLTPAVRRLAPSGRLLLLGPVAAEDDVEAAAVAQALEGLVRSAGKEVRAGATANLLVVAPDAGADALASTLRFFLSARSAFVSGQVVRVAAPVGPVEPRDPARPLAGRIAVVTGAARGIGEAIADTLHRDGATIVAVDVPAAGDALARVANRTGGTALQLDITAADAPDRLLAHLRERHGRVDVVVHNAGITRDKLLANMDADRWNAVLAVNLRSQLAINRALLADAGLLGDSARIVCISSMSGIAGNRGQTNYAASKAGVIGMVRALAPQLAGRGATINAIAPGFIETAMTAKMPLATREAGRRVNSLRQGGLPIDVAEAVGWLGQAATAGVTGQVVRVDGQNMLGA; encoded by the coding sequence ATGAAGGACACCCCGATGAAGGACACACTGCGCGACCTGTCGCAGTACCGGCTCGTCCAGCAGCTCGGGGTGCCGCGCATCCCGGTGCTGCGCCGCTACGAGCCCGGCCAACCGCTGCTCGACGGGCCCGCGCTCGTCGGCAGCGTCGGGAAGGGCGGGCTCGCCGACGACGTCCGCGCCCTGCTCGCCGACGCGGGGGTGGCCGAGGCGGGCGAGGACGGGACGGTGGCCGGGGCCGTCCTCGACGCGACCGGGGCGCGCACCCTCGACGACCTCGCCACCGCCAGGGAGTTCCTCACTCCCGCGGTCCGGCGGCTCGCCCCGTCCGGGCGGCTGCTGCTGCTCGGTCCGGTGGCGGCCGAGGACGACGTCGAGGCCGCGGCCGTCGCCCAGGCCCTGGAGGGGCTGGTCCGCTCGGCGGGCAAAGAGGTGCGGGCGGGCGCCACGGCCAACCTGCTCGTCGTCGCGCCCGACGCCGGCGCCGACGCGCTCGCCTCGACGCTGCGGTTCTTCCTGTCCGCCCGCTCGGCGTTCGTGTCCGGGCAGGTCGTGCGGGTCGCGGCACCGGTCGGGCCGGTCGAGCCCAGGGACCCGGCGCGCCCGCTCGCCGGACGGATCGCCGTGGTGACGGGGGCGGCGCGCGGCATCGGCGAGGCCATCGCCGACACGCTGCACCGGGACGGCGCCACGATCGTCGCCGTGGACGTCCCCGCGGCGGGCGACGCGCTGGCCCGGGTGGCCAACCGCACCGGCGGCACCGCGCTGCAGCTCGACATCACCGCCGCCGACGCACCCGACCGGCTGCTCGCGCACCTGCGCGAGCGGCACGGCCGGGTCGACGTGGTGGTGCACAACGCCGGCATCACCCGCGACAAGCTGCTGGCCAACATGGACGCGGACCGCTGGAACGCCGTGCTCGCGGTCAACCTGCGCTCCCAGCTCGCGATCAACCGGGCGCTGCTCGCGGACGCCGGCCTGCTCGGCGACAGCGCGCGGATCGTCTGCATCTCGTCGATGAGCGGGATCGCGGGCAACCGCGGGCAGACGAACTACGCGGCGAGCAAGGCGGGTGTGATCGGGATGGTCCGTGCGCTCGCCCCGCAGCTGGCCGGGAGGGGCGCCACGATCAACGCGATCGCGCCGGGCTTCATCGAGACCGCGATGACGGCGAAGATGCCGCTCGCAACCCGGGAGGCGGGGAGGCGGGTCAACAGCCTCCGGCAGGGCGGGCTCCCCATCGACGTCGCCGAGGCCGTGGGCTGGCTCGGCCAGGCGGCGACGGCAGGCGTCACCGGGCAGGTGGTCCGTGTCGACGGCCAGAACATGTTGGGGGCCTGA
- a CDS encoding MaoC family dehydratase produces MAGLGTLYVKAAIGAVGPRGHELPDTALSRDICVDRDHLAEYAHVCGFPVADTLPVTYPHVLAFPLQVELMARRSFPLPLPGLVHVRNRISAHRAIDAAEPLAVRVHAERLRAHPKGAQVDLVAEIDAAGEVVWEGCSTYLARGATAPEGPPDPAEPPGTEDEVPVATWRVDAGTGRRYARVSGDVNPIHLHPWTAKAFGFPRAIAHGMWTAAHALAALQGRLPEALTFDVAFGKPLLLPSTVELRTRAEGDAWNVEVRGRKAAHLKARITPP; encoded by the coding sequence ATGGCCGGCCTCGGCACCCTGTACGTCAAGGCGGCGATCGGCGCGGTCGGCCCGCGGGGCCACGAACTGCCCGACACCGCGCTGAGCAGGGACATCTGCGTCGACCGCGACCACCTCGCGGAGTACGCGCACGTGTGCGGTTTCCCGGTGGCCGACACCCTGCCGGTGACCTACCCGCACGTGCTGGCGTTCCCGCTGCAGGTGGAGCTGATGGCGCGGCGGTCGTTCCCGCTGCCACTGCCCGGGCTCGTGCACGTCCGCAACCGGATCTCCGCGCACCGGGCGATCGACGCCGCTGAGCCGCTCGCCGTGCGCGTCCACGCCGAGCGATTGCGGGCGCACCCGAAGGGCGCCCAGGTCGACCTCGTCGCCGAGATCGACGCCGCGGGCGAGGTGGTCTGGGAGGGCTGCAGCACCTACCTCGCCCGCGGCGCCACCGCGCCGGAGGGCCCGCCCGATCCGGCCGAGCCGCCGGGGACCGAGGACGAGGTGCCGGTCGCCACCTGGCGGGTCGACGCCGGGACCGGCCGCCGCTACGCCCGCGTGAGCGGCGACGTGAACCCCATCCACCTGCACCCGTGGACGGCGAAGGCGTTCGGTTTCCCGCGCGCGATCGCCCATGGCATGTGGACGGCGGCACACGCCCTCGCCGCGTTGCAGGGCCGGCTCCCGGAGGCCCTCACCTTCGACGTGGCGTTCGGCAAGCCGCTGCTGCTCCCCTCCACGGTGGAGCTGCGCACGCGCGCGGAAGGCGACGCGTGGAACGTGGAGGTCCGCGGCCGCAAGGCGGCCCACCTGAAGGCGCGCATCACCCCGCCCTGA